The Humulus lupulus chromosome 3, drHumLupu1.1, whole genome shotgun sequence genome window below encodes:
- the LOC133824125 gene encoding uncharacterized protein LOC133824125: MDYVLRVKSYVDFLSAISRRVSEQDHILYLLGGLSSEYNSFVVFVTSNANSTTLEDVNSLLLSHENRLQQQHTFDEGINIQASIASRQPFRSYNLSQYNSNNRDFRHSNRSNDRLTDSRPPSTNCSTDHGLKPQCQLCGRIVHVGLQCYRCYVPSLQYTSSNAPHAMIQLCVDNNVSVEFFANYFHVKDFTLKKVLHLGHLHKGLYHLLVA, encoded by the coding sequence ATGGACTATGTTCTTCGTGTGAAAAGCTATGTCGATTTCCTCTCTGCCATCTCTAGACGGGTCTCGGAACAAGATCACATATTGTATCTTCTTGGTGGACTCAGCTCTGAGTACAACTCTTTTGTGGTTTTTGTAACATCCAATGCTAACTCCACCACTCTTGAAGATGTCAATAGTCTTCTTCTATCCCATGAGAATCGACTTCAACAACAACATACATTTGATGAAGGCATTAACATTCAAGCAAGCATTGCTTCTCGACAACCTTTTCGAAGTTACAATCTATCTCAGTACAATTCCAACAATAGGGATTTTCGACACTCAAATAGGTCCAATGATCGTCTTACTGATTCTCGCCCTCCTTCTACAAATTGTTCAACTGATCATGGTCTGAAACCACAATGCCAACTTTGTGGTCGTATTGTTCATGTTGGTCTTCAATGTTATCGTTGCTATGTTCCCTCATTACAATACACCTCCTCTAATGCACCACATGCCATGATTCAATTATGTGTTGACAACAATGTTTCTGTTGAATTTTTCGCTAATTATTTTCATGTTAAGGATTTTACTTTGAAGAAAGTTCTTCATCTCGGTCATCTACATAAAGGGCTCTACCATCTTCTAGTAGCCTAA